Genomic window (Corynebacterium simulans):
GTGCTCCACGATGAGTTGGTTGGAACCATCGATCGCCGTCGCCGTTTCGCGTCGTGCGCTGGTGACGGTGCGTACCACCCAGACGGTAAGAGCAACGAAGATCGCGAGTGGTAGTGCGGCGGCGAGGATGACAAGAAATACGGTAGCGGTAAGTGTCACGAAGATTCCCTTTTCTGTTCTTGATTAATCAGGTGCCTAATGTGGTCTGGAGTTACTTCAAGCTGAAACGGAGCGACCCAGTAGTGCTTCCTCACTCGGCTCTCTCCGAGCTGTTCCAGGCCACTCTCGATGAGTCCAGCAGCTTCCAAGCGGTTGAGGTGCTGGTAGAGCAGTGGCCGAGACATCCCGAGTCGGCGGGCCAGCTCACTGACATGGGTCGAATCCGTCTCTAGGGAGGCGATAATTCGCAACCGAGGCTCACTTCCGAGAGCACTGAGCATCTGAGCGAGCCGTGCTGCGTCCATCATCCCTCCGTATCGTAATCGAACGATGTCAGGTGTAAGTATATGCTTACAGTCGGCGGTGTGCAAGTTCTGCCGGGTCTGGCGGAGACGTTGCCCGACTTAAGACGTGGCCGGTGTCCCATCACGTCCCCTCTTCACCCTCCCCATGAAGGAACCCAGCCGCAGCACACACCACAGCTGGGTTCCTTCATGGCTTACAGCGTAGCCAGCAGCTACAGCCGCTCGATGTCTACATCGCCATCGAGAATCCTCGGCTCTACCTCCATGTGGATCCCGCGGTAGGGAAGTAGTGCGCGGATAATGTCGTGGGTGATGTCGATGCCTGGAGATGGTTCGTCCCGAAAAAGGTGGTACAGGCTAGGGCAGTAGTCCACGCCGGGAAACTCGTCCTTTGCTTCGGGAACGCACCCGTCCGGGTCAAAAGTCGTGCAGCGAATGATCAGGTCGTCGTGGACACTATTGGGCAGATTGATGGTGAGTCCTGGTGTGGTGGCAGACATGTCTGCAACCGTGGCCTCGTTTACAGACCGGGTAAGCGGGATTAGGCCGCGGGCGGACTCACCGCCTTGGATTCGGGTGAGTCCTGTGCGGTTGCCGTAGGTGTCGGCCAAGGTAACGAAGGTCACGCGCACCGGGGCGGTGGCTACGGACATGGAGTTAAACGCGGTGAGGACGTTGATTTCGCGCTCGCTGATACGCCCCTTTGGGCCTGTGAAGTCAAGGACGTGGTTGTAGAGCGCGGCGGTGGACATGGACAGGATGGTGTTGGCTACCTGCTTTCCTTGTTTCAGGGTTTCGGTGACTTGGGCGAGGTCGTCTACCTCAAGTTCGGCGGTGAAGTACTGGCAGTACAGGGGTGCTGTGAGGTCAAGGATGGACATGGTTCGTCCCCTTTCGTGTGCGGTGTGGACAGGTGGAGTGGGCACAGCTTGCGGGGTGTGCGTTTGCGTATCCGCAAACTGTCCGCGCGGTGGATCGGGATTGCGTCGCGCGGTACGGGTGTCAGTGGGAAACTGGCCTAAATTGCGTATCCGCAAACTGTCCCAACGGTGCTCACGCTAGACCATGGCGCACCGCGTTTTTGTAGCTGCGCAGGTCGCGGCCTGACTAACTAACCTCACACGGGGGCAGTAGATCTAGATGTAGTGGTGGCAGTCGCGCGTCGGCACAAGACGGTATCGCCGCGCGGCTCCAGGTCACATCAGGAGGCCACCGCGTCGCACTAGCGGGGTACTAGATATGGCGAGATCGCGCGGGTGTGCACACCACATAGTGTGTAGGTTCGTCCCGACAGTGCGCATAAAACCGCGCAGGTGCTGGCC
Coding sequences:
- a CDS encoding ArsR/SmtB family transcription factor; this translates as MMDAARLAQMLSALGSEPRLRIIASLETDSTHVSELARRLGMSRPLLYQHLNRLEAAGLIESGLEQLGESRVRKHYWVAPFQLEVTPDHIRHLINQEQKRESS